One window from the genome of Cyclobacterium amurskyense encodes:
- a CDS encoding putative porin has product MLTVKFNLRTFFALLAITVAFIAPSLAQQQQRQGGNASRPTEEERGNTAMKKGLLDDSTKMVYGPKTSLYYYEHFVRNNRFKQMELDTSLTGFHNYEAVANTWYKYQDLGNLGTAARPVFYDVPNQIGRTSGFHAYDLYHNTPDSIRYYNTKSPYTKIEAFFGGGNRNKLDIGFARNITPNWNVGIGYHTIRARKTLNPTTRDDNNVVNDSYEIHSNYKSDNGKYFLLGTITRMKHNVNEQGGIIPPSVDTTSLYFTYEDAKVWLSNSKAVDLRQNYHLYHEYEILKGWQAYHVFDKSKQAVTFFSNLGTSDSTYFNTNRFNSINEDNAFSKEDTTNNHNHFSEWKNEVGFKGDFGPVYYNAFLKFRTGRMASRFFTSNNSFTELSLGGALRGEINENWIFEAEGEYLIPDGYRVKGLFISPFLDVSYTKALYKPNMMQQQYSGNHYMWKNDFSNTGVDQIKGTIKGDFKNYKIRPNLTINRVNNYIFYNEEMVPEQISSEAFMVIPGLESHLVFAGKFHWQSEAYYTLITGGAADKFRIPELFINTRFFFDGPMFDDHVYVQLGIEGRYRSDNYAPAYMPATQQFYLQNNFNVYAYPVVDAFLNFRINRTRVLFRYNHLNSGQMPNDGYFITPDYTGLKGMLDLGISWYFFD; this is encoded by the coding sequence ATGCTAACGGTGAAATTTAATCTGAGAACTTTCTTTGCGCTTTTAGCAATAACCGTTGCCTTTATAGCCCCTTCCTTGGCGCAGCAGCAACAGAGACAGGGTGGTAATGCTAGTCGACCTACAGAGGAGGAAAGAGGGAACACTGCCATGAAAAAAGGGTTGCTCGATGATTCTACCAAAATGGTCTATGGTCCCAAAACATCCCTTTATTATTACGAGCACTTTGTTAGGAATAACCGGTTTAAGCAAATGGAGTTGGATACTTCTCTTACCGGTTTTCACAATTACGAAGCGGTAGCTAATACCTGGTACAAATACCAGGACCTTGGAAATTTAGGGACAGCTGCAAGACCCGTTTTTTACGATGTTCCTAATCAAATCGGCAGAACATCAGGTTTTCATGCTTATGACCTTTATCACAATACTCCTGACAGCATAAGGTATTACAATACGAAATCACCCTACACTAAAATTGAAGCTTTTTTCGGCGGGGGGAATAGGAATAAGTTGGACATAGGCTTTGCCAGGAATATTACTCCGAACTGGAATGTAGGAATTGGCTACCATACAATTAGGGCCAGAAAAACACTTAACCCCACTACTCGAGATGATAATAATGTGGTGAATGATTCCTACGAGATACATTCGAATTACAAGTCTGACAATGGCAAATATTTCTTGCTAGGCACCATCACCAGAATGAAGCACAATGTGAATGAACAAGGAGGAATTATACCTCCGAGTGTGGATACTACTTCTTTGTATTTCACTTATGAGGACGCAAAGGTTTGGCTGAGTAACTCCAAAGCAGTGGATTTGAGGCAGAATTATCACCTTTACCACGAATACGAGATTTTAAAGGGCTGGCAAGCTTATCATGTATTTGATAAATCCAAGCAAGCTGTTACCTTCTTTTCAAACTTAGGGACTTCAGATTCTACTTATTTTAATACCAATAGGTTTAATTCAATCAATGAAGACAATGCTTTTAGCAAAGAGGACACTACCAACAACCACAATCATTTTTCCGAATGGAAAAACGAGGTAGGGTTTAAAGGTGATTTTGGGCCTGTCTATTACAATGCCTTTTTAAAATTTAGAACTGGACGAATGGCGAGTCGGTTTTTCACTTCAAACAATTCCTTTACCGAATTGTCTTTGGGAGGAGCTTTAAGAGGAGAGATTAACGAAAATTGGATCTTTGAAGCAGAGGGAGAATACCTTATTCCGGATGGTTACAGGGTAAAGGGCTTGTTTATTTCGCCCTTTTTGGATGTTAGTTATACCAAAGCACTCTACAAGCCCAATATGATGCAGCAGCAATATAGTGGCAACCATTATATGTGGAAGAATGATTTTTCTAATACTGGGGTAGACCAAATTAAAGGGACAATCAAAGGAGACTTTAAGAATTATAAGATAAGGCCTAACCTGACCATCAATAGGGTTAACAATTACATTTTTTACAATGAAGAAATGGTTCCAGAGCAGATTTCATCCGAAGCTTTTATGGTGATTCCTGGATTGGAGTCTCATTTGGTTTTTGCAGGTAAATTCCACTGGCAATCTGAAGCTTACTATACATTGATTACAGGCGGTGCTGCAGATAAATTTAGAATACCTGAACTTTTTATAAATACCCGATTTTTCTTTGACGGGCCGATGTTTGATGATCATGTCTACGTGCAATTGGGTATAGAAGGCAGGTATAGAAGTGACAATTATGCTCCGGCCTATATGCCTGCGACTCAGCAATTCTATTTGCAAAATAATTTCAATGTTTATGCCTATCCTGTTGTGGATGCTTTTCTAAACTTTCGAATCAATAGAACAAGGGTTTTGTTTAGGTACAACCATTTGAACTCTGGACAAATGCCCAATGATGGTTATTTTATTACACCAGATTACACAGGGTTAAAAGGCATGTTGGATTTAGGGATAAGTTGGTACTTCTTTGATTAA
- the miaE gene encoding tRNA-(ms[2]io[6]A)-hydroxylase: protein MSWQESTKNKMLRLELPTDPRWVDIASISLESILVDHAYCEQKAASSCISLIIKFPEFDQMVDVLTPVVAEEWAHFEAVMGQIRKRGYKFGFPRKDNYVIQLQSFVRKGGSRKDQLSELLLMNALIEARSCERFKLLWKNLDDKELCDFYHELMISEAGHYVNFIQLAKKYQDPEKVELRWQEWLAHEKEVLKELEIRGDRMH from the coding sequence ATGAGCTGGCAGGAATCGACAAAAAACAAAATGTTGCGTTTGGAATTACCTACTGACCCAAGGTGGGTGGACATTGCAAGTATAAGCCTTGAATCCATATTAGTCGACCATGCTTATTGCGAACAAAAGGCAGCTTCCTCATGCATTTCTCTGATAATTAAGTTTCCTGAATTTGATCAAATGGTAGATGTGCTCACACCAGTGGTGGCAGAAGAGTGGGCGCACTTTGAGGCTGTAATGGGGCAAATAAGAAAACGAGGTTATAAGTTTGGTTTTCCAAGAAAAGACAATTATGTTATTCAACTTCAGTCATTCGTGAGGAAAGGGGGTAGCAGAAAAGACCAGCTTTCCGAGCTTTTATTGATGAATGCCCTTATAGAAGCCAGGTCTTGTGAACGTTTTAAACTGCTGTGGAAAAACCTTGATGACAAGGAGCTCTGTGATTTTTACCATGAGCTTATGATTTCTGAAGCAGGTCATTATGTTAACTTTATCCAACTTGCAAAAAAGTACCAGGACCCTGAAAAGGTTGAATTACGTTGGCAAGAGTGGTTGGCGCACGAAAAGGAGGTTTTGAAAGAACTAGAGATCAGGGGAGACCGAATGCATTAA
- a CDS encoding ABC transporter permease, with product MNLLENIREAFRSVKSNLLRTILTGLIIAIGITSLVGMLTAIDAMKAQIEESLSGFGANNFDVRSKGFSGGRATSSGIAQKNYPNITFREASEFQDKYNQRGVSTVTTFVSGSAEVKKDSKKTNPNSRIIGGDENYFLIKGVAIDKGRSFSNVEIEYGNNVCVIGTEIQKTLFDDKENPLNQYISFYGKRYTIVGIMEKQGGVGGDSGADRAIIIPILNARNLDKRGSFRYTITIAGQDPLKLQYEMGQATGIMRAIREDGVGMEDSFEVVKSQTLGESLEEIAGYLRIGGFGIGFITLLGASIGLMNIMLVSVTERTREIGIRKAMGATPLRIRQQFLIEAIVICVLGGILGVIMGIGIGNIVGNTVGPGGFLIPWVWIIFSFVVCILVGLFSGLLPAYKASKLDPIESLRYE from the coding sequence ATGAATCTGCTCGAAAATATTAGAGAAGCCTTTAGATCGGTAAAATCAAATCTTCTCAGGACCATTTTAACCGGCTTGATTATAGCCATTGGCATCACCTCTTTGGTAGGCATGCTTACAGCAATAGACGCAATGAAGGCTCAAATCGAAGAAAGTTTATCTGGGTTTGGTGCCAATAATTTTGATGTTAGGAGTAAAGGATTTTCAGGGGGTAGGGCTACTTCTTCAGGAATTGCTCAAAAGAATTACCCTAATATTACCTTTAGAGAGGCTTCTGAATTTCAAGATAAATACAATCAGAGAGGCGTTTCAACAGTGACTACCTTCGTGTCGGGTTCAGCAGAAGTCAAAAAAGACTCCAAAAAGACCAATCCCAATAGTCGAATTATAGGAGGAGATGAGAATTATTTTTTAATTAAAGGGGTGGCCATAGATAAAGGTAGAAGTTTCAGCAATGTGGAAATAGAGTATGGAAACAATGTTTGTGTCATAGGAACCGAGATTCAAAAAACTCTATTTGATGATAAGGAAAACCCTCTGAATCAATACATTTCTTTTTATGGTAAGCGGTATACTATTGTTGGGATTATGGAAAAACAAGGTGGTGTTGGTGGAGATTCTGGTGCTGATCGAGCGATTATTATTCCTATACTTAATGCCAGAAACCTCGATAAGAGAGGAAGTTTCAGGTATACCATTACCATAGCAGGGCAAGACCCTTTAAAGTTGCAATACGAAATGGGTCAGGCAACAGGTATTATGCGGGCTATTCGGGAAGATGGGGTAGGCATGGAGGATTCTTTTGAAGTTGTAAAATCCCAAACCCTCGGAGAAAGTCTTGAAGAGATTGCAGGGTATCTTAGGATTGGTGGTTTTGGAATAGGCTTTATCACCTTACTAGGAGCCTCGATTGGATTGATGAACATAATGTTGGTATCTGTTACAGAAAGAACAAGAGAAATTGGGATTAGAAAAGCAATGGGAGCTACCCCACTTCGGATACGACAGCAATTTTTAATTGAAGCCATTGTTATTTGTGTTTTAGGCGGGATACTCGGAGTAATAATGGGGATTGGTATAGGGAATATTGTGGGCAATACAGTGGGTCCAGGCGGATTTTTGATTCCTTGGGTTTGGATTATTTTTTCATTTGTAGTCTGTATTTTGGTAGGATTGTTTTCCGGGCTTTTGCCTGCCTATAAAGCCAGTAAACTTGATCCTATAGAATCACTTCGGTACGAGTAA
- a CDS encoding GMC oxidoreductase — protein sequence MNKNTFDAIVIGSGISGGWAAKELCEKGLKTLVLERGKDVKHKVDYPTMHTPPWEFPLRGQMPLEVKKENPIVSRCYAFKDDADHFFVKDKEHPYIQDKPFDWIRGYQVGGKSLLWARQVQRWSKYDFEGPGRDGFAVDWPIRYEDIAPWYSYVERFIGVSGNKDGLETLPDGEFLPAWEMNKVEKTIQQRVNAAYPDRNFVIGRCAHLTKPAAHHKAQGRGQCMARSMCQRGCPFGAYFSSNSSTLPAAEATGNLTIRPHSVVHSLIYDDAKGKATGVQVVDSETLETTEYFAKVIFVNASTLNSNLILLNSKSSRFPEGLGNDNGLLGTHIAFHNYRGSLSARMDGFLEDYYYGRRPTAIMMPNFRNVKKQEMDFLRGYMTFYSAGRGGWGNARNTDFGPGFKEANSEAGAWGVYMMMQGETIPKLENRVYLDDEVKDKWGMPVLRVDVGYDENDEKSLKDFLDQGAEMLEKAGCKDIRQRDSGQAPGLDIHEMGGVRMGKDPSTSLLGKHHQLHACPNVYVTDGSSMTSTGTQNPSLTFMAFTARAVDHAVKALKRNEI from the coding sequence ATGAATAAGAATACATTTGATGCCATTGTAATCGGCTCAGGGATTAGCGGAGGATGGGCCGCAAAGGAATTGTGTGAGAAAGGATTAAAAACACTGGTATTAGAAAGGGGAAAAGATGTAAAGCACAAGGTGGATTACCCTACCATGCATACTCCTCCCTGGGAATTCCCTTTGCGTGGACAAATGCCACTAGAAGTAAAAAAGGAAAACCCCATTGTCTCTAGGTGTTATGCATTCAAAGATGATGCGGATCATTTTTTTGTCAAAGACAAAGAGCATCCATATATTCAAGATAAGCCATTTGATTGGATTCGGGGTTACCAAGTAGGAGGTAAATCCCTACTTTGGGCCAGACAGGTACAAAGATGGAGCAAGTATGATTTTGAGGGGCCGGGAAGGGATGGCTTCGCTGTAGATTGGCCAATTCGCTATGAGGATATAGCCCCATGGTACAGTTATGTGGAACGCTTTATTGGCGTCAGCGGAAATAAAGATGGCTTGGAAACTTTACCTGATGGTGAGTTTTTACCAGCATGGGAAATGAACAAGGTTGAAAAAACTATTCAACAAAGAGTAAACGCAGCCTATCCTGATAGAAATTTCGTGATTGGAAGGTGTGCCCATCTTACCAAACCTGCTGCGCATCACAAGGCACAAGGAAGAGGGCAATGCATGGCGAGAAGTATGTGCCAGAGAGGTTGTCCTTTTGGGGCCTATTTTAGCTCAAATTCTTCTACTTTGCCAGCTGCAGAAGCTACTGGAAATCTTACAATAAGGCCTCATTCAGTGGTGCATTCTTTGATCTATGACGATGCTAAGGGTAAAGCAACAGGTGTGCAAGTGGTAGATTCGGAAACCTTAGAAACCACCGAGTATTTTGCCAAAGTGATTTTTGTAAATGCTTCTACACTAAACTCAAACCTTATATTGCTCAACTCTAAATCAAGTCGATTCCCTGAGGGTTTAGGCAATGACAATGGATTGCTAGGGACTCATATTGCTTTTCACAACTACCGAGGGTCATTGTCAGCCAGAATGGATGGGTTTCTTGAAGACTACTATTATGGACGTAGGCCTACAGCCATCATGATGCCCAATTTTAGAAATGTGAAAAAACAGGAAATGGATTTTCTTAGAGGGTACATGACCTTTTATTCGGCTGGTAGAGGTGGATGGGGTAATGCGAGAAATACAGATTTTGGACCTGGTTTTAAAGAAGCCAACTCAGAAGCTGGTGCTTGGGGTGTGTACATGATGATGCAGGGGGAGACAATACCAAAGTTAGAAAACAGGGTATACCTGGATGATGAGGTCAAAGATAAATGGGGTATGCCTGTACTAAGGGTTGATGTTGGATACGACGAAAACGATGAAAAATCTCTAAAGGACTTTTTGGACCAAGGGGCAGAAATGTTAGAAAAGGCGGGCTGTAAGGATATCCGGCAAAGAGATAGTGGGCAAGCACCCGGTTTAGATATTCATGAAATGGGAGGGGTAAGAATGGGTAAAGATCCATCTACTTCTTTGTTGGGAAAACACCATCAACTACATGCTTGTCCGAATGTTTATGTAACTGATGGATCCTCCATGACTTCTACAGGGACACAAAACCCTAGCCTTACTTTTATGGCTTTTACAGCAAGGGCTGTAGATCATGCTGTTAAAGCATTGAAAAGAAATGAGATATAG
- a CDS encoding sulfatase family protein, with amino-acid sequence MKRLLLFSLYLAFGAGVISCKPEEIKEKTRPNIIFIMSDDHAYQAISAYGHGLNETPNIDRIANEGAIFHRATVTNSICAPSRAVMLTGKHSFINGKVDNIQPFDWDQDNFPKLLQANGYQTAMIGKIHMDGLPQGFDFSMVLPGQGHYYNPDFLINGEKKQIEGYCTDIITDAALNWLKNDRKEDEPFLLLYHQKAPHRNWKPAQKYLTLYDDVTFDPPANFFDDYEGRGTAAKTQEMEIDGHARWGHDFKFQFDPTNGDTTWLVNQLKRLNPEQLEDWLAAYEPKNKAMREANLSGKELALWKYNRYIKDYLRTIKSVDDGVGELLDYLKETGLDENTIVVYTSDQGFYLGEHGWFDKRFMYEESFRTPLLMKYPKEIKAGSSFNQLVQNLDFAPTFLDYAGIAIPEEMQGESFKDLVAGKTDEWRDAVYYTYYEYPAEHQVKRHYGVSTKRYKLIHFYYDIDEWELYDLEKDPSEMKSVYDDPAYAEVQKMMHEKLEETRKKYGDSDELNQHYLDAYLEHRANR; translated from the coding sequence ATGAAAAGATTACTATTGTTTAGTCTCTACCTTGCCTTTGGCGCAGGTGTCATTAGTTGTAAACCCGAAGAAATAAAGGAGAAAACCCGGCCTAATATTATCTTCATAATGAGTGATGATCATGCTTATCAGGCGATAAGTGCTTACGGTCATGGGCTTAATGAAACCCCAAATATTGATCGAATAGCCAATGAAGGGGCTATTTTTCATCGTGCTACCGTAACCAATTCAATTTGTGCACCCAGTAGGGCCGTAATGTTGACTGGAAAGCATAGTTTTATCAATGGCAAGGTTGATAATATCCAGCCATTTGATTGGGATCAGGATAATTTTCCCAAGTTACTTCAAGCCAATGGTTACCAAACAGCCATGATTGGAAAAATACATATGGATGGTCTTCCACAAGGGTTTGACTTTTCCATGGTTCTTCCTGGTCAGGGACATTATTACAATCCAGATTTCTTAATTAATGGAGAAAAGAAACAGATAGAGGGATATTGCACAGACATTATCACAGATGCTGCATTGAACTGGTTGAAAAATGACAGAAAGGAAGACGAGCCTTTTCTTTTGCTATATCACCAAAAAGCACCTCATAGAAATTGGAAACCTGCTCAGAAATATTTGACTTTATATGACGATGTGACCTTTGACCCTCCTGCGAATTTCTTTGATGATTATGAAGGAAGAGGAACTGCTGCTAAAACGCAGGAGATGGAGATTGATGGACATGCACGTTGGGGACATGACTTCAAATTTCAATTTGACCCTACCAATGGAGATACCACTTGGTTGGTAAATCAGTTGAAGCGATTGAATCCTGAACAATTGGAAGACTGGCTGGCAGCTTATGAACCTAAAAATAAGGCCATGCGTGAGGCGAATCTAAGCGGTAAGGAATTGGCTTTGTGGAAATACAATCGCTATATCAAGGATTACTTGAGAACGATCAAATCTGTAGATGATGGTGTAGGGGAACTTTTGGATTACTTAAAAGAGACTGGGCTAGATGAAAATACAATAGTGGTATATACATCTGATCAAGGATTTTATTTGGGAGAACATGGTTGGTTTGACAAACGCTTTATGTATGAGGAATCCTTCAGAACGCCACTATTGATGAAGTATCCAAAAGAGATTAAAGCAGGTAGTAGTTTTAACCAATTGGTTCAGAACCTTGATTTTGCACCTACCTTTTTGGATTATGCAGGAATAGCCATTCCTGAGGAAATGCAAGGTGAATCGTTTAAGGATTTGGTAGCAGGGAAGACGGATGAGTGGAGAGATGCTGTGTACTATACTTATTATGAGTATCCGGCTGAGCATCAAGTTAAGCGGCATTATGGAGTGTCCACCAAACGTTACAAACTCATTCATTTTTACTATGATATAGATGAGTGGGAATTGTATGACTTGGAAAAAGATCCTTCGGAAATGAAAAGTGTCTATGATGATCCAGCCTATGCTGAGGTCCAAAAAATGATGCATGAAAAGTTGGAAGAGACAAGGAAAAAATATGGTGACAGTGATGAACTGAACCAACATTACCTTGATGCCTATTTGGAACATAGGGCAAATAGATAA
- a CDS encoding helix-turn-helix domain-containing protein encodes MGEIPERVIIGDKSIVVLPFVNMSNDQENEYFSDGITEEIINALTKVEGLKVIARTSSFAFKGKNLDVREIGQKLDVANILEGSVRKVANRVRITAQLINAKNGVHYWSKNFDRQIQDIFALQDEISLLIADQIRENFGHLNIQDHLIQASTRSVSAYEHFLKGRYHQLQWTAASLKQAIVQYDAAIAKDPEFARAYYGNLQCYGLLVIWGFIPAEEGMGKAIDNFIIAKELDTELPEYPMSFVGRSLWKEWDFKQGYEYIQQTLAMNPKHTDALEAMAELFIALGYFDQAEVFVKKALEVDPLSPNHHFTMANIYYLRQAFDISLHHIDKALQINPEFDHAVRLKVNVFILLGKEEEVEVLAEKFEEKALIKLLYAIVNKKIGQVPKEYLDEWEGLERETGEIMPYRLFILANGNCSKQAFKLLQSGIEMRRGQLMNYRYEPFLQGLKEIEGFESLHKANFSLTGNEEWFAQVKPSQILDESESDVLKEKLIRYFDKEKPFLDPQMNLNALGSKLELHPNKLSYLINEKLKVNFNEFVNNYRLNYFKKMAINPRFNHLTLLALAFDSGFNSKTVFNSFFKAKEGVTPSVWLKKEKMEK; translated from the coding sequence ATGGGTGAAATTCCTGAAAGGGTTATCATAGGAGACAAATCTATCGTGGTGTTGCCATTTGTTAACATGAGCAACGATCAAGAGAATGAATATTTCAGTGATGGTATTACGGAAGAAATAATCAATGCCCTAACCAAGGTGGAAGGGCTCAAGGTGATTGCCAGAACCTCATCTTTTGCTTTCAAAGGCAAGAATTTGGATGTAAGAGAAATAGGTCAGAAACTAGATGTAGCCAATATTCTGGAGGGAAGTGTTCGGAAGGTTGCAAATCGTGTCCGAATTACTGCGCAGCTAATTAATGCCAAAAATGGAGTGCATTATTGGTCCAAGAATTTTGACCGCCAAATTCAGGACATTTTTGCTTTGCAGGATGAAATAAGCTTACTAATTGCTGACCAAATCCGAGAGAATTTTGGACATTTGAATATTCAGGATCATTTGATTCAAGCTTCAACACGTAGTGTTTCTGCTTATGAACATTTTTTAAAGGGTCGATATCACCAACTTCAATGGACCGCCGCCTCTTTAAAACAAGCCATAGTTCAATACGACGCAGCCATTGCAAAAGACCCTGAATTTGCCAGAGCCTATTATGGAAATTTACAGTGTTATGGTTTATTAGTCATTTGGGGCTTTATACCTGCGGAAGAAGGAATGGGCAAAGCGATAGACAATTTTATAATTGCCAAGGAACTTGATACTGAACTGCCCGAATATCCCATGTCTTTTGTAGGAAGAAGCTTGTGGAAGGAATGGGATTTTAAACAGGGTTATGAATACATTCAGCAAACCTTGGCCATGAATCCCAAACATACTGATGCATTGGAGGCAATGGCTGAGTTGTTTATTGCCTTGGGCTATTTTGATCAAGCTGAGGTATTTGTGAAGAAAGCCTTGGAAGTGGATCCCTTGTCCCCCAATCACCACTTTACAATGGCCAATATCTATTATTTAAGGCAAGCTTTTGATATTTCTTTGCACCATATTGATAAAGCATTGCAGATCAATCCGGAATTTGACCATGCCGTGAGACTAAAGGTGAATGTTTTCATACTGTTGGGGAAAGAGGAGGAAGTTGAAGTGTTGGCTGAAAAATTTGAGGAAAAAGCATTGATAAAACTGCTTTACGCAATTGTTAATAAGAAAATCGGGCAGGTTCCTAAAGAATACTTAGATGAATGGGAGGGTTTAGAAAGAGAAACAGGGGAAATAATGCCCTATAGATTGTTTATCCTAGCCAATGGAAATTGCTCTAAACAAGCCTTTAAGTTGTTGCAAAGTGGGATCGAAATGCGCAGAGGGCAATTAATGAACTATAGATATGAACCCTTTTTACAAGGCTTAAAAGAAATTGAAGGATTTGAAAGCTTACACAAGGCCAACTTTAGCTTGACTGGAAATGAAGAGTGGTTTGCCCAAGTGAAGCCATCCCAAATTTTGGATGAAAGTGAATCGGATGTGTTAAAGGAAAAGTTAATTAGGTATTTTGACAAGGAAAAACCGTTCCTAGACCCCCAAATGAATTTAAACGCTTTGGGTAGTAAATTGGAACTTCACCCCAACAAACTGTCCTATTTAATTAATGAAAAACTTAAAGTTAATTTTAACGAATTTGTGAACAATTACCGATTAAATTATTTTAAAAAGATGGCGATCAATCCACGTTTTAATCACCTAACGCTGCTTGCACTGGCATTTGATAGTGGTTTTAATTCCAAAACAGTTTTCAATTCTTTCTTCAAGGCAAAAGAAGGAGTTACACCAAGTGTTTGGTTGAAAAAGGAAAAAATGGAAAAATAG
- a CDS encoding CatB-related O-acetyltransferase, producing MRTNPMPGPDKNESFPLLNHNKLCFLKNIITNPNIEVGDYTYYDDLEDVYNFEKNVKYHFDFIGDKLIIGKFCMIASGVSFIMNGGNHLSTSISAYPFAIFGRGWEKAMKGKSYPYKGDTIVGNDVWLGHKVRVMPGVKIGDGAIIASHSVVTADVPPYAMVGGNPAKLIRKRFSDSTITRLLELKWWNWPIQKITDNAHLLTGDDIEGFLKEL from the coding sequence ATGAGAACGAATCCAATGCCTGGACCAGATAAAAATGAATCTTTTCCTTTACTGAATCATAACAAACTGTGTTTCTTAAAGAATATCATTACCAATCCCAATATAGAAGTGGGGGATTATACCTATTATGATGATTTAGAAGATGTTTACAATTTTGAAAAAAACGTCAAATATCATTTTGATTTTATAGGCGACAAATTAATAATAGGTAAATTTTGTATGATTGCCTCGGGTGTTTCATTTATAATGAACGGGGGGAATCACCTTAGTACTTCTATTTCAGCCTATCCTTTTGCTATTTTTGGTCGTGGCTGGGAAAAAGCCATGAAAGGAAAAAGCTACCCTTACAAAGGAGATACCATTGTAGGCAATGATGTTTGGTTAGGTCATAAAGTAAGGGTTATGCCGGGGGTGAAAATCGGTGATGGGGCCATTATTGCCAGCCATTCGGTGGTAACTGCTGATGTTCCACCCTATGCTATGGTTGGCGGAAATCCTGCCAAACTAATTCGAAAAAGATTTTCTGATAGCACCATTACTCGGTTGCTTGAATTAAAATGGTGGAATTGGCCCATTCAAAAAATAACCGACAATGCACACCTTTTGACCGGTGATGATATAGAAGGATTCTTAAAAGAGCTTTAA